One window from the genome of Polynucleobacter sp. MWH-Svant-W18 encodes:
- a CDS encoding M23 family metallopeptidase, whose product MNKKATSRSLLSRGALILFGYICLSLLPDSVSIANAQTNQARKKVVVQNTKSVGFKDTTARGSSKTNSMSLNPALFQRKDPSELELDSAGNLDYRVIQGCLRRSFSDENLPASIGIDNRQFSEFFRNQTKTFFDRMRGDCIPYAAAFGSRNRFDSLSIMNGPIQDSKTEVWTFTPSAFGGFLIQQDYLKNESKNLTEIRIPLREVLYDPRKVGDKLPVELVWELNSLIKQIYPEENNSLENTNSVVRLIVDFGDRERWAQIWSAEIIDPSSKEVFASAFWVDRNDIPGGFFTGGGESLERSFWTNPLSYRRISRGVGMVRASSSNKRSKSSVPATQPTQPKQQRYRAHMGIDYAAPIGTPVFSVANGKVAHIGFSGAYGNLIILEHPGNYHTYYAHLSNFNVELELGNEVRRGLEIGYVGSTGRSTGPHLHFELRKNGVYVDPYGAKTQLDLWSMRDNESGQLTREILLLGSPIKHN is encoded by the coding sequence GTGAATAAGAAAGCAACTAGTCGCTCACTCCTGTCACGAGGGGCACTCATTCTGTTTGGATACATCTGCCTCAGTCTTTTGCCTGACTCTGTATCCATAGCGAATGCCCAGACAAATCAAGCCCGTAAAAAGGTAGTTGTCCAAAATACCAAGTCCGTAGGCTTTAAAGATACTACTGCACGAGGTAGCTCCAAAACCAACAGTATGAGTCTCAACCCCGCCCTTTTTCAACGTAAAGATCCTAGTGAACTGGAATTGGATAGCGCTGGTAACTTAGACTACCGCGTCATTCAAGGCTGCCTACGTCGCAGCTTTAGCGATGAGAATTTACCTGCCAGTATTGGTATCGATAATCGCCAGTTTTCAGAGTTTTTCAGAAATCAGACGAAAACATTTTTTGATCGGATGCGCGGCGATTGCATTCCCTATGCAGCAGCATTTGGAAGCCGTAACCGCTTTGACTCATTAAGCATTATGAATGGGCCGATCCAAGATAGCAAAACGGAGGTATGGACATTTACGCCCTCTGCATTTGGTGGATTTTTGATTCAGCAAGATTACTTAAAAAATGAATCCAAAAACTTGACTGAAATCCGCATTCCATTAAGAGAGGTTCTATACGACCCACGCAAAGTCGGTGACAAATTACCCGTGGAATTAGTTTGGGAGCTCAACTCACTGATTAAGCAAATCTACCCCGAAGAAAATAACTCCTTAGAGAATACGAATAGCGTTGTACGACTGATTGTCGATTTTGGAGACCGCGAACGCTGGGCGCAGATCTGGTCTGCTGAAATTATTGACCCAAGCAGTAAAGAAGTATTCGCTAGCGCGTTCTGGGTTGATCGCAACGATATTCCTGGGGGATTTTTTACAGGCGGTGGCGAGTCCTTGGAGCGCTCGTTTTGGACAAACCCTCTGAGCTATCGCCGTATTTCAAGGGGGGTTGGCATGGTGCGCGCATCCTCGTCGAACAAGCGCAGTAAAAGTAGTGTCCCTGCAACTCAGCCAACTCAGCCTAAACAGCAGCGTTATCGCGCCCATATGGGCATTGACTATGCTGCACCAATTGGTACACCCGTATTTAGCGTCGCCAATGGCAAGGTGGCGCACATTGGCTTTAGCGGTGCCTATGGCAACTTAATCATTCTCGAGCACCCAGGGAACTATCACACCTATTACGCTCACCTTAGCAACTTCAATGTTGAGCTCGAGCTTGGCAATGAAGTTCGTCGCGGTCTAGAGATTGGCTATGTTGGATCAACCGGAAGATCTACAGGTCCGCACTTGCATTTTGAGCTCAGAAAAAATGGTGTGTATGTCGATCCTTATGGCGCAAAAACACAACTGGACCTATGGTCAATGCGTGATAACGAAAGTGGCCAGCTCACTAGAGAAATTCTTCTTCTGGGTAGTCCGATCAAACATAATTAA
- a CDS encoding universal stress protein: MFKHLLVPVDGSDVSKKSLKKVAELAKSDGAAVTLVYVSDPLPPLVYSDSTMGYGITQKDHIKVCEAYAKDVFKKAATALGASVKAKSLHVSNVNLSEGILEAAKKSKADVIVMASHKRTGITGVLLGSETHEVIVHTKLPVLVLG; encoded by the coding sequence ATGTTTAAGCATTTATTGGTACCAGTCGATGGCTCAGACGTCAGCAAAAAATCCTTGAAGAAGGTCGCAGAGCTTGCCAAATCAGACGGGGCTGCAGTGACCTTGGTTTACGTATCCGACCCCTTGCCGCCTCTGGTGTACTCCGATAGCACCATGGGCTATGGCATTACTCAAAAAGATCACATCAAGGTCTGCGAAGCTTATGCAAAAGATGTCTTTAAAAAAGCCGCTACGGCACTTGGTGCAAGCGTGAAGGCAAAGAGCCTCCATGTTTCTAATGTCAACTTATCAGAAGGTATTTTGGAGGCTGCTAAAAAATCTAAAGCAGATGTCATTGTGATGGCCTCCCATAAGCGTACTGGCATCACAGGTGTGTTGCTGGGTAGCGAAACACATGAAGTGATTGTGCATACTAAATTGCCAGTGCTAGTGCTGGGTTAA
- a CDS encoding DUF2177 family protein has translation MLKYCGIYLSFLISLIAIDLVWLLGVAKTLYREEMGDLMASEPKLIAGLAFYLLYALGATIFVILPALSKQSWLYAVQYGALFGLFCYMTYDLTNLAVIRDFPTRLAFIDIAWGSCVTAFSASIAYWVGNRLS, from the coding sequence TTGCTCAAGTATTGCGGTATCTATCTTTCATTTTTAATTAGCTTAATTGCAATCGATTTAGTTTGGTTGCTGGGTGTCGCTAAAACTCTCTATCGCGAAGAGATGGGTGACTTAATGGCCAGTGAACCGAAACTCATCGCTGGTTTGGCTTTCTATCTTCTGTATGCGCTTGGGGCAACAATTTTTGTCATTCTCCCAGCCCTCTCAAAACAATCATGGCTTTATGCAGTGCAATACGGTGCCTTGTTTGGTTTGTTTTGCTATATGACTTACGATCTCACCAATCTTGCTGTCATTCGAGATTTTCCAACGCGCCTGGCATTCATCGATATTGCATGGGGAAGTTGTGTGACTGCCTTTTCCGCCAGCATTGCTTACTGGGTCGGAAATCGACTCTCCTAG
- a CDS encoding SulP family inorganic anion transporter codes for MFFRPKILDCFSSYNKAQFAKDVLAGLTVGIVALPLAMAFAIASGLKPEAGIFTAIIAGSLISLLGGSRVQIGGPAGAFIVIVYGIVERYGVSNLLIATALSGVFLILMGAFRLGTLVRFIPVAVIIGFTNGIAFLIGLSQIKDFFGLSIEKMPAQFFPAVRTLYQAADTVNLFALAVASGSIALIIFWKLFQDRLGYLRHLPGTVIAMVVATVVTTVLELPIDTIGSRFGGIPAGLPHFEWIPMSWSTTQFMVAPALTLALLGAIESLLCARIADGFIHDRHDSNQELMAQGIANIVTPFFSGMPATGTIARTVTNVESGASTPIAGIVHAFVLFIIVLFAAPLAKDIPLASLAAILMYVAWNMGEWRKFIDLKQFRLPYRITILSVFALTVVLDLTVAVEVGLLLAFITFIYRISSLSRCEIADAQAYPALANLQGRIDAYRIYGAIFFGAVKLLEKIEANLPTQTLLLDLKNVIYVDSSGMDTIAELAHLCKVRKVNFIICGLDHQPYEIAQRSGFIDQLPNDCLYPDIVSGIEAVTHS; via the coding sequence ATGTTCTTTCGACCCAAAATTCTGGATTGTTTCTCGAGCTACAACAAAGCCCAATTTGCAAAAGATGTTCTCGCAGGTCTAACAGTAGGTATCGTCGCGCTGCCATTGGCTATGGCTTTTGCAATTGCGAGCGGACTGAAGCCAGAAGCCGGTATTTTTACGGCCATTATTGCGGGAAGTTTGATCTCTTTGCTGGGCGGTAGCCGAGTTCAAATTGGTGGACCTGCAGGTGCTTTCATTGTGATCGTATATGGCATTGTTGAGCGCTATGGAGTCTCCAATCTATTAATTGCTACTGCACTATCTGGGGTGTTCTTAATCTTGATGGGGGCTTTTCGCCTCGGCACTCTAGTGCGCTTCATTCCAGTAGCTGTGATTATTGGTTTTACCAATGGTATTGCGTTTTTAATTGGCCTATCCCAAATCAAGGATTTTTTTGGCCTCAGCATTGAAAAGATGCCAGCACAATTTTTTCCAGCGGTACGCACTCTATATCAAGCTGCAGACACCGTTAACCTATTTGCCCTAGCTGTCGCGAGCGGCAGTATTGCGCTCATTATTTTTTGGAAACTCTTTCAGGATCGACTGGGGTACCTCAGACATCTTCCCGGAACCGTGATTGCGATGGTGGTGGCAACCGTTGTTACGACCGTACTGGAGTTACCGATTGATACGATTGGTAGTCGCTTTGGTGGCATTCCAGCGGGGCTACCCCATTTTGAATGGATCCCAATGAGCTGGAGCACTACCCAATTTATGGTGGCTCCCGCTCTCACGCTGGCATTACTAGGTGCAATTGAGTCTTTACTCTGCGCCCGCATTGCTGACGGCTTCATTCATGATCGCCATGATTCGAACCAAGAGTTAATGGCACAAGGAATTGCCAACATCGTTACACCCTTCTTTAGCGGCATGCCAGCAACCGGCACGATTGCACGCACCGTTACCAACGTAGAAAGCGGTGCTAGCACACCTATCGCGGGTATCGTTCATGCTTTTGTGCTCTTCATCATTGTTTTGTTTGCTGCTCCCCTTGCTAAAGATATTCCACTGGCAAGTCTTGCAGCTATCTTGATGTATGTTGCTTGGAATATGGGTGAATGGCGAAAGTTTATTGACCTCAAACAATTCCGCTTACCCTATCGCATTACCATCTTAAGTGTTTTTGCACTGACAGTAGTGCTTGATCTCACTGTTGCAGTGGAAGTTGGATTGCTGTTGGCCTTTATCACCTTTATCTATCGCATATCCAGTTTATCCCGCTGTGAAATTGCCGATGCGCAAGCTTATCCAGCTCTCGCAAATCTCCAAGGTCGAATCGATGCCTACCGTATTTATGGCGCAATCTTCTTTGGGGCCGTAAAACTGCTTGAGAAAATTGAAGCAAATCTTCCAACTCAAACCTTATTGCTGGACCTGAAGAACGTGATCTATGTTGACTCTTCCGGCATGGATACCATCGCAGAGCTTGCTCATTTATGCAAGGTGCGCAAGGTCAACTTCATTATCTGCGGACTGGATCATCAGCCTTATGAAATAGCCCAACGCAGCGGTTTCATAGACCAATTACCAAACGATTGTCTCTATCCTGACATCGTCTCAGGAATTGAAGCTGTAACCCATTCCTAA
- a CDS encoding sulfite exporter TauE/SafE family protein, protein MLTTSLLLAVFLGALVSGWHCALMCGGIAAAIERPSATVSLLRPKSELFYLQVVMHLGRITTYSLLGALAAWLGLVVWQQNIVPIQRPLFVFTSLVLIWMGFRLLGWGKSQGALGGKWLSSKIASYWAQYLGRMASGPSRWFSGMLWGLVPCGLVYSVLPLAFLSGDVLTGASLMFAFGLGTLPNLLLISKFSAVLTQFSQYSWVRYFAVTLLFTAGGFGLYRAWVLPQALLQGGFCIS, encoded by the coding sequence ATGCTGACTACTAGCCTCTTGCTTGCGGTCTTTCTAGGGGCTCTGGTGAGCGGCTGGCACTGCGCTCTGATGTGTGGCGGTATCGCAGCTGCCATTGAACGTCCAAGCGCCACAGTAAGCCTCCTGAGGCCAAAATCTGAGCTTTTTTACCTGCAGGTAGTGATGCATTTGGGGCGTATTACCACTTACTCATTATTGGGGGCGCTGGCTGCTTGGCTTGGCTTAGTGGTCTGGCAGCAAAACATCGTGCCTATTCAGCGTCCTTTGTTTGTCTTCACTTCTTTGGTATTGATTTGGATGGGCTTTCGTCTACTGGGCTGGGGTAAGTCGCAAGGGGCATTGGGGGGTAAGTGGTTGAGCAGCAAAATTGCTAGCTATTGGGCTCAGTATTTGGGTCGTATGGCGAGTGGCCCTTCACGCTGGTTTAGTGGGATGCTTTGGGGCTTAGTTCCCTGTGGTTTAGTTTACAGCGTTTTACCCCTTGCCTTTTTATCAGGCGATGTCTTGACGGGTGCCTCCCTCATGTTTGCATTTGGCTTGGGAACCCTACCCAATTTATTGCTCATTTCAAAATTCTCAGCAGTACTGACGCAGTTTTCTCAGTACTCATGGGTGCGCTACTTTGCTGTGACACTCCTGTTTACTGCGGGGGGATTTGGTTTATATCGCGCCTGGGTTTTGCCGCAAGCATTATTGCAAGGCGGCTTTTGTATTTCTTAG